One Campylobacter sputorum subsp. sputorum DNA segment encodes these proteins:
- a CDS encoding TonB-dependent receptor → MRNLTLLLSLAVISQIYADTITLNTVKVTAQKIEENINDIPQSITVLDDVDIEEKRIDNIKKLYRFIPNTHTHSAAGINMINFRGINHSIFTNSNPVTFYINGVPQTNFYGYEAHFQNVDRIEILRGPQGTLYGKESIGGTINIITKEPNNEWSGDIGTEFAQDNTYTNNLNLGGALVDDKLFLTLGGYFYKTDGWLKNNYNDSNALNDEIYKLNSSLVYKPNERFNINLSFFKDKQDVSGYIPTIKKSPILTRKQAKKETSFDVDSFQKIDTYSSSLNLEYEFDDIKVGSLTTYKNTDIYAQFDADYSNGVNKFGTNLDNVIQYRDIEIDTFSQEIKLSSLNKDKFSWLAGLYYESENTNNKSLRYPLAHEFPIKEMDNPAKGKAKTYAIFGQGSYDILNDLTLTLGSRFQRIEKDMHSNAFSYPLHSNKGTLLYELNTDESYNKFLPKIALNYKINEDFNIYAGYSFGYLPGGINYFATSPAIGGHKFKPQTSDNYEVGFRGFFLDNSLMLGVNLFYMDIDDIHIYNEVIPGTWVVGNAKKATSKGIEIEAIYDINKNFKIDTNFGLVSAKYGDQKDVATGKNIKDNKIERTPAYTLNIGLSYNHNSGFYSRLDIYSQGKTYLNAANDKKQSPWVGADLRVGYMSGSFDIYAFVENIGNEEHINDITNGWIGSMVDFNKPRIFGVGARYYF, encoded by the coding sequence ATGAGAAATTTAACTCTATTGTTATCACTAGCTGTAATTAGTCAGATATATGCAGATACTATTACTTTAAATACTGTTAAAGTTACAGCACAAAAAATTGAAGAAAATATAAATGACATTCCACAATCTATAACAGTTTTAGATGATGTAGATATAGAGGAAAAAAGGATTGACAATATAAAAAAGCTTTATAGATTTATCCCAAATACCCACACTCATAGTGCTGCTGGGATAAATATGATAAATTTTAGAGGTATAAATCACTCCATTTTTACAAACTCAAATCCTGTCACATTTTATATAAATGGAGTGCCTCAAACTAATTTTTACGGATATGAAGCTCATTTTCAAAATGTTGATAGAATAGAAATTCTAAGAGGACCACAAGGGACACTTTATGGAAAAGAATCTATCGGTGGAACTATAAATATCATCACAAAAGAGCCAAATAATGAGTGGAGTGGAGACATAGGTACTGAGTTTGCACAGGATAATACATATACAAATAATTTAAATTTAGGTGGAGCTTTGGTTGATGATAAGTTATTTTTAACTCTTGGTGGATACTTTTATAAAACTGATGGTTGGCTAAAAAATAATTATAATGATAGCAATGCTTTAAATGATGAAATTTATAAGCTAAATAGTAGTTTAGTTTATAAACCAAATGAGAGATTTAATATAAATTTATCATTTTTTAAAGATAAGCAAGATGTTAGTGGCTATATTCCGACTATAAAAAAATCGCCTATTTTAACAAGAAAACAAGCTAAAAAAGAGACATCTTTTGATGTGGATAGTTTTCAAAAGATTGATACTTACTCATCATCTTTAAATTTAGAGTATGAATTTGATGATATTAAGGTTGGTTCATTAACTACTTATAAAAATACAGATATTTATGCACAATTTGATGCTGATTACTCAAATGGCGTAAATAAATTTGGAACAAATTTAGATAATGTAATTCAGTATAGAGATATCGAGATTGATACATTTTCACAAGAGATAAAATTATCAAGTTTAAATAAAGATAAATTTAGCTGGTTAGCTGGACTTTACTATGAAAGTGAAAATACTAACAATAAAAGTCTAAGATACCCATTAGCACACGAGTTTCCCATAAAAGAAATGGATAATCCTGCAAAAGGCAAGGCTAAAACTTACGCTATATTTGGACAGGGAAGTTATGATATTTTAAATGATTTAACTCTAACACTTGGCTCAAGGTTTCAAAGGATAGAAAAAGATATGCACTCAAATGCTTTTAGCTATCCGCTGCACTCAAACAAAGGCACACTTTTATATGAGTTAAATACAGATGAGAGCTATAATAAATTTTTACCTAAAATAGCACTTAATTATAAAATAAATGAAGATTTTAATATATATGCTGGATATAGTTTTGGCTATTTACCAGGTGGAATTAACTATTTTGCAACATCTCCTGCAATAGGTGGGCATAAATTTAAACCTCAAACAAGTGATAATTATGAAGTAGGCTTTAGAGGATTTTTCTTAGATAACTCTTTAATGCTTGGAGTAAATTTATTTTATATGGATATAGATGATATACATATTTATAATGAAGTAATCCCTGGAACTTGGGTGGTTGGAAATGCTAAAAAAGCCACTTCAAAAGGTATAGAGATTGAGGCAATTTATGATATAAATAAAAATTTTAAAATAGATACAAATTTTGGTTTAGTTAGTGCTAAATATGGAGATCAAAAAGATGTAGCAACTGGGAAAAACATAAAAGATAATAAAATTGAAAGAACCCCTGCTTATACATTAAATATAGGGCTTAGTTATAATCATAATAGCGGATTTTACTCAAGACTTGATATCTACTCACAAGGCAAGACCTATCTAAATGCGGCAAATGATAAAAAGCAAAGTCCATGGGTTGGGGCTGATTTAAGAGTAGGGTATATGAGTGGCAGCTTTGACATATATGCCTTTGTAGAAAATATAGGCAATGAAGAACATATCAATGATATCACAAATGGCTGGATAGGAAGTATGGTTGATTTTAATAAACCTAGGATTTTTGGTGTAGGAGCTAGATACTATTTTTAG
- a CDS encoding MFS transporter, translated as MLYLLIFTLFLGQYVGVGFLTEGLVAIFRDDGMELKKLGLLYFVVIFWSFRCFWSPFVDKIVSKSGVYKNFIITTQILMILTLLVVGFLDIRKDTFYIVLLSFLMGFLSATNDIASSAFLRKIFKYKNLSFANSVKSGGNLVGHILGAGLALMIYDKFGLKTSAMFLISLILVSIFFIVIFDEEKKVLNSDKLNYEVMFVFLKQEKIWISVMVFQALGICMSYGLLTPVLVDSGWDVGYIGKFVHFYGTIFSIIGAFGISFIFKKLNQINRLLLITILMSLVILSMLFPINGYSFKFVVVFVVALMSSFFMSNVVILNTIIMSKAKDSPVSQIALQSSISMLFQFISFYLGIALASYFGYKFVVILSSFLCLIAFFYILKVRKFIV; from the coding sequence TTGCTATATTTACTTATTTTTACGCTATTTTTAGGACAATATGTAGGAGTTGGATTTTTAACTGAGGGGCTTGTTGCTATTTTTAGAGATGATGGGATGGAATTAAAGAAGCTGGGACTTTTGTATTTTGTAGTTATATTTTGGTCCTTTAGATGTTTTTGGTCGCCATTTGTTGATAAGATAGTTTCAAAAAGTGGAGTTTATAAAAACTTTATAATCACTACTCAAATTTTAATGATATTAACTCTTTTAGTAGTTGGCTTTTTGGACATAAGAAAAGATACTTTTTATATAGTTTTATTATCTTTTTTGATGGGATTTTTATCAGCGACAAATGACATTGCAAGTTCAGCTTTTTTGCGTAAAATCTTTAAGTATAAAAATCTTAGCTTTGCAAATTCAGTAAAATCAGGCGGGAATTTAGTAGGGCATATTTTAGGAGCAGGACTTGCTTTGATGATTTATGATAAATTCGGTCTTAAAACTTCAGCTATGTTTTTAATATCTTTGATTCTAGTTTCTATATTTTTTATTGTGATTTTTGATGAAGAAAAGAAGGTGTTAAATTCAGATAAATTAAACTATGAAGTTATGTTTGTTTTTTTAAAACAAGAGAAAATTTGGATAAGTGTGATGGTGTTTCAAGCACTTGGAATTTGCATGAGTTATGGACTTTTAACACCTGTGCTTGTTGATAGTGGATGGGATGTTGGATATATTGGTAAATTTGTACATTTTTACGGGACGATTTTTTCTATAATTGGGGCATTTGGAATATCATTTATATTTAAGAAATTAAATCAAATTAATAGGCTTTTATTAATCACTATTTTAATGAGTTTGGTTATTTTATCTATGCTATTTCCTATAAATGGTTATAGTTTTAAATTTGTAGTGGTGTTTGTTGTGGCTTTAATGTCTAGCTTTTTTATGTCAAATGTTGTGATTTTAAATACAATTATAATGAGTAAAGCTAAAGATAGTCCGGTTAGTCAAATTGCCTTACAAAGTAGTATCTCTATGTTGTTTCAATTTATCTCTTTTTATTTAGGCATTGCACTAGCTAGTTATTTTGGATATAAATTTGTAGTTATTTTATCATCATTTTTATGTTTGATAGCATTTTTTTATATATTAAAAGTTAGAAAATTTATAGTTTAG
- a CDS encoding DNA alkylation repair protein — protein MSYQNEILEKLNKFRDKKYLEFSQKLIPNANASILGVKIPYIKKIAKEISKNYNAEMFLSLYEPKFHEEYLLKAIFLNLQKNINLEISYAKNL, from the coding sequence ATGAGTTATCAAAACGAGATTTTAGAAAAATTAAACAAATTTAGAGATAAAAAGTATTTGGAATTTTCACAAAAGTTAATTCCAAATGCTAACGCTAGTATACTTGGTGTTAAAATTCCTTACATAAAAAAAATAGCAAAAGAAATTTCAAAAAACTACAATGCAGAAATGTTTTTATCGCTTTATGAACCAAAATTTCACGAAGAGTATCTACTAAAGGCTATATTTCTAAATTTACAAAAAAATATAAATTTAGAAATTTCATATGCAAAAAATTTATAA
- a CDS encoding helix-turn-helix domain-containing protein: MSKIIDNGEIRKHSTVKNGKIYYKDSDFIYDINLFILQSGISYMESKIILNTDISFNETFDTNYHFLYFNSSNTNVLCCQKNKQLILKPDEILTISMLKNFRYKVIYDNKFYNFQAIMLDDNFIKEFDVFKDENQVLDNLYVKQSIAKQSQKFILNELKNADIYSGKLKELFIESKVLELLFLTFSNLKIGDSKTMQKAKDILLKDLTNPPSIKKLAKMCATNEFSLQEGFKKCFNKTIYGYLKDERLKVTFELLKRDDINVSEAAKMVGYNNLSHFTKIFKEKFGVLPSKI; this comes from the coding sequence ATGAGTAAAATTATAGATAATGGTGAAATTAGAAAACATTCAACTGTAAAAAATGGAAAAATATATTATAAAGATAGTGATTTTATTTATGATATAAACCTTTTTATACTTCAAAGCGGAATTTCATATATGGAGTCAAAAATTATACTAAACACAGATATAAGTTTTAATGAAACTTTTGATACAAACTACCATTTTTTATATTTTAATAGCTCAAACACAAACGTACTTTGTTGTCAAAAAAATAAGCAATTAATCTTAAAGCCAGATGAAATTTTAACGATTTCTATGCTAAAAAATTTTAGATATAAAGTTATATATGATAATAAATTTTATAACTTCCAAGCTATAATGCTTGATGATAATTTTATAAAAGAATTTGATGTTTTTAAAGATGAAAACCAGGTCTTAGATAATCTTTACGTCAAACAATCTATAGCTAAACAAAGTCAAAAATTTATCTTAAATGAACTTAAAAATGCAGATATTTACAGCGGAAAATTGAAAGAGCTTTTTATAGAAAGTAAAGTTTTAGAACTATTGTTTTTAACTTTTAGTAATTTAAAAATCGGCGATAGTAAAACTATGCAAAAAGCAAAAGATATTTTACTTAAAGACTTAACAAATCCACCAAGTATAAAAAAACTTGCTAAAATGTGCGCTACAAATGAGTTTTCTTTGCAAGAGGGTTTTAAGAAGTGCTTTAATAAAACAATCTATGGATATTTAAAAGATGAGAGATTAAAGGTAACTTTTGAGCTTTTAAAAAGAGATGATATAAATGTAAGCGAAGCAGCTAAAATGGTAGGGTATAACAATCTAAGTCATTTTACTAAAATCTTTAAAGAAAAATTTGGTGTTTTACCAAGTAAAATTTAA
- a CDS encoding DASS family sodium-coupled anion symporter: MPEEISQQKPSLAKQYGLIFAILSMFIIWMLPNPSDLPIAGQRMIGILVFAIIVWMSECMSYPVSAFVILSLMAFGLGIAPSIENPQIMMGTSKAIKIALSGFSNSSWALVMAALFLSAAMIITGLDKRIALFVMSKIGTKAKHMVIGVILVGCILSFFVPSTTARVSCVVPIVIGIIRAFGVKAGSTFAAIMMIAVAQADSLWNVGVKTAAAQNMVMIGFVKDILKTDISWFEWFIAAAPFSAVMSIILYITLIKILPPEIDEIPGGQTAIKKMKEEMGSISINEKKLMVISCILLFFWATEKTLHPFDTASVTIAGIAIMFLPKIGVMDWKNAVGKINWGTIILFGVGISLGTALLQTKAAVWLANYFVNIFGLNSMSALMLVAILGFFLIIIHLGFASATALAAAMIPIIISVLQNVETPDINVLGLTMILQYVICFGFILPVNAPQNMIAYSTGYFSVKQFVITGIPLCIMAYLLILFFSATYWSWLGYV, encoded by the coding sequence ATGCCTGAAGAAATTTCTCAACAAAAACCATCTTTGGCTAAACAATATGGACTTATATTTGCCATTTTATCAATGTTTATCATATGGATGTTACCAAATCCATCTGATTTACCAATTGCTGGACAAAGAATGATAGGAATTTTAGTATTTGCGATTATTGTTTGGATGAGTGAATGCATGAGTTATCCTGTCAGTGCTTTTGTCATTTTAAGCCTTATGGCATTTGGCTTAGGTATTGCACCAAGTATAGAAAATCCACAAATTATGATGGGGACATCAAAAGCTATAAAAATAGCGCTTTCAGGATTTTCAAATTCATCATGGGCTTTAGTTATGGCAGCACTTTTCTTGTCAGCTGCAATGATTATAACAGGTCTTGATAAGAGAATAGCTCTTTTTGTTATGTCTAAAATAGGCACAAAAGCAAAACATATGGTAATTGGAGTTATATTAGTTGGCTGTATATTGAGCTTTTTTGTGCCAAGCACAACCGCTAGAGTTTCTTGTGTTGTTCCTATTGTTATAGGCATAATAAGAGCTTTTGGTGTCAAAGCAGGATCCACATTTGCTGCAATTATGATGATAGCTGTTGCACAAGCAGATAGCTTATGGAATGTTGGTGTAAAAACCGCAGCAGCACAAAACATGGTAATGATTGGATTTGTAAAAGATATTTTAAAAACAGATATAAGCTGGTTTGAATGGTTTATAGCTGCGGCTCCTTTTTCTGCTGTTATGTCTATAATACTATACATTACGCTTATAAAAATTTTACCACCAGAAATAGATGAAATACCAGGTGGGCAAACTGCTATAAAAAAAATGAAAGAAGAGATGGGATCTATAAGTATAAATGAAAAAAAACTTATGGTTATTTCATGTATATTACTCTTTTTTTGGGCTACAGAAAAAACTTTACATCCTTTTGATACCGCATCAGTTACAATAGCTGGTATTGCTATAATGTTTTTACCAAAAATCGGCGTTATGGACTGGAAAAATGCTGTAGGAAAAATAAACTGGGGAACAATCATACTTTTTGGTGTTGGCATAAGCCTTGGAACGGCACTTTTACAAACAAAAGCTGCAGTGTGGCTAGCAAATTATTTCGTGAATATATTTGGCTTAAATTCCATGTCAGCACTTATGCTAGTAGCAATCTTGGGCTTTTTCTTAATCATTATACATCTTGGTTTTGCTTCTGCAACTGCTCTTGCAGCGGCAATGATACCTATAATCATATCTGTGTTACAAAATGTTGAAACACCTGATATAAATGTTTTAGGTCTTACGATGATATTACAATATGTAATATGCTTTGGTTTTATACTGCCTGTAAATGCACCACAAAATATGATAGCCTACTCAACTGGGTATTTTAGCGTAAAACAATTTGTAATAACCGGGATTCCTCTTTGTATAATGGCTTATCTTTTGATACTGTTTTTTAGTGCAACTTACTGGAGTTGGCTTGGATATGTTTAG
- a CDS encoding CopD family protein has product MSYEWIKWWHFAAFISWMAMLFYQPRLFVYHAENIDNKDYIKVLKKQERMLFHGIGWIAMIVTYISAIAIIVLYKPDLMSLGYFHIKLTCGVVMTAYHLSLWYFMIKFDKNECKLSGKFFRAYNEVPTIIMFIILWAMLVKPYEM; this is encoded by the coding sequence ATGAGTTATGAATGGATTAAATGGTGGCATTTTGCAGCGTTTATATCGTGGATGGCAATGCTTTTTTATCAACCAAGGCTTTTTGTTTATCATGCAGAAAATATAGACAACAAAGATTATATAAAAGTTCTTAAAAAACAAGAAAGAATGCTATTTCACGGCATCGGCTGGATAGCAATGATTGTAACATACATAAGTGCTATTGCGATCATAGTTCTTTATAAACCTGATTTGATGAGTCTTGGATACTTTCATATAAAATTAACTTGTGGTGTTGTAATGACTGCGTATCATTTGAGTTTGTGGTATTTTATGATAAAATTTGACAAAAATGAGTGTAAGCTCTCTGGTAAGTTTTTTAGAGCATATAATGAAGTCCCAACTATAATAATGTTTATAATTCTTTGGGCTATGCTTGTAAAACCTTATGAAATGTAA
- a CDS encoding DNA alkylation repair protein — protein MSRRVSTKGYISKFTKKYKFRNFICKKFIKTIPNWAVCDTFCIKKSKNLEIYYEFMNSFYDAKSEFEIRFYYVFFMKNFLNLNSLNEIFTKITQEKSDFYYVKMAISWLLCESYIIDKIKTEDFIHNKLEDKFIKSKAISKIKDSLRTR, from the coding sequence ATTTCACGAAGAGTATCTACTAAAGGCTATATTTCTAAATTTACAAAAAAATATAAATTTAGAAATTTCATATGCAAAAAATTTATAAAAACTATACCAAACTGGGCAGTATGTGATACTTTTTGTATCAAAAAAAGTAAAAATTTAGAAATTTATTATGAGTTTATGAATTCTTTTTATGATGCAAAAAGTGAATTTGAGATCAGATTTTATTATGTGTTTTTTATGAAAAATTTTTTAAATTTAAATAGTTTGAATGAAATTTTTACGAAAATTACACAAGAAAAAAGTGATTTTTACTATGTTAAAATGGCTATATCTTGGCTACTTTGCGAAAGCTATATAATAGATAAAATAAAAACAGAAGATTTTATACATAATAAACTTGAAGATAAATTTATAAAATCTAAAGCTATCTCAAAGATAAAAGATAGCCTTAGAACTAGGTAG
- the typA gene encoding translational GTPase TypA, producing MENIRNIAVIAHVDHGKTTMVDELLKQSGTFNSHETVGERVMDSNDIERERGITILSKNTAIHYKDYKINIIDTPGHADFGGEVERVLRMVDGVLLLVDAQEGVMPQTKFVLKKALSFGLRPIVVINKVDKPAADPERVINEIFDLFVALEANDEQLDFPVIYAAAKNGFARYNLEDTNTDMVPLFETIIKHVPTPAGTKDSPLQLQVFTLDYDNYVGKIGIARMFNGTIKKNASVMLMKADGTKVNGRISKLIGFLGLQRQEINEASVGDIVAIAGFEALDVGDSIVDPNNPMPLDVLHIEEPTLSVIFSVNDSPLAGTEGKFVTSNKIDERLASEMKTNIAMRYENVGEGKFKVSGRGELQITILAENMRREGFEFCLGRPEVIVKDIEGVKCEPFELLVVDVPDDCTGVTIEKLGRKKAEMVSMSPTGDGQTRIEFEIPARGLIGFRSQFLTDTRGEGVMNHSFLEFRPVIGSVEQRGNGALVSMENGVALAYSLWNLQERGILFVGPQTKVYVGMIIGEHSRPNDLDVNPIKGKNLTNVRASGSDDAIKLVPPRTLSLERALEWIEEDELVEVTPSNIRVRKRYLDPIVRKRMSKTKS from the coding sequence TTGGAAAATATAAGAAATATCGCCGTTATTGCCCATGTCGATCATGGTAAAACAACTATGGTTGATGAGTTATTAAAACAATCAGGAACTTTTAACAGCCATGAAACAGTTGGCGAAAGAGTTATGGATAGTAACGATATAGAAAGAGAAAGAGGCATTACAATTCTTTCTAAAAATACGGCAATTCATTATAAAGATTATAAAATAAACATTATAGACACTCCGGGACACGCTGATTTTGGTGGTGAAGTTGAGCGTGTTTTGAGAATGGTAGATGGGGTTTTGTTGCTAGTTGATGCACAAGAAGGCGTAATGCCGCAGACTAAATTTGTTCTTAAAAAAGCTTTGAGTTTTGGCTTAAGACCAATTGTTGTTATAAACAAAGTTGATAAACCAGCAGCTGATCCAGAAAGAGTTATAAATGAGATTTTTGATCTTTTTGTTGCACTAGAAGCAAATGACGAACAGCTTGATTTTCCTGTTATTTATGCAGCTGCAAAAAATGGTTTTGCAAGATACAATTTAGAAGATACAAATACGGATATGGTTCCGCTTTTTGAAACTATTATAAAACATGTCCCAACTCCTGCTGGAACTAAAGATTCACCTTTGCAGCTTCAAGTTTTCACGCTTGATTACGATAATTATGTTGGCAAAATCGGTATAGCTAGAATGTTTAATGGAACCATAAAGAAAAACGCTTCAGTTATGCTTATGAAAGCTGATGGCACAAAGGTAAATGGTCGTATTAGTAAGCTTATAGGATTTTTGGGTCTTCAAAGGCAAGAGATAAATGAAGCAAGTGTTGGTGACATAGTAGCAATTGCCGGTTTTGAAGCTTTGGATGTTGGAGATAGCATTGTTGATCCAAATAATCCTATGCCGCTTGACGTACTTCATATAGAAGAGCCAACTCTTAGTGTTATTTTTAGTGTAAATGATAGCCCTCTTGCAGGAACAGAAGGTAAATTTGTAACTTCAAACAAAATAGATGAACGCTTAGCAAGTGAGATGAAGACAAATATCGCTATGAGATACGAAAATGTTGGAGAGGGCAAATTTAAAGTTAGTGGAAGAGGCGAGCTTCAAATTACAATATTAGCCGAAAATATGCGAAGAGAGGGTTTTGAGTTTTGTCTTGGCAGACCTGAGGTTATAGTAAAAGATATAGAAGGTGTAAAATGCGAACCTTTCGAGCTTTTAGTTGTTGATGTGCCAGATGATTGTACTGGAGTTACTATAGAAAAACTTGGAAGAAAAAAAGCTGAAATGGTAAGTATGAGTCCAACAGGAGATGGTCAAACAAGGATAGAGTTTGAAATTCCTGCACGAGGACTTATAGGTTTTAGAAGCCAGTTTTTAACAGATACTAGGGGCGAGGGCGTTATGAATCATAGCTTTTTGGAATTTCGCCCTGTTATAGGAAGCGTAGAACAAAGAGGTAATGGGGCTCTAGTGAGTATGGAAAATGGAGTTGCTCTAGCTTATTCGCTTTGGAATTTACAAGAAAGAGGAATTCTTTTTGTTGGTCCTCAAACAAAAGTTTATGTTGGGATGATTATAGGCGAACATAGTCGTCCAAATGATTTGGATGTTAATCCAATAAAAGGTAAAAACTTAACCAATGTTAGGGCAAGTGGAAGTGATGATGCTATAAAGCTTGTTCCACCTAGAACACTTTCTTTAGAAAGAGCGTTAGAATGGATAGAAGAAGATGAGCTTGTTGAGGTAACTCCGTCAAATATCCGCGTTAGAAAAAGATATCTTGATCCAATCGTTAGAAAAAGAATGTCTAAAACAAAAAGTTGA